Proteins encoded in a region of the Thermodesulfobacteriota bacterium genome:
- the frr gene encoding ribosome recycling factor produces MLNDIIDDTEQRMNKTLSAFNSELTKIRTGRASSALVDHIIVDYYGAETPINQMATVSVPESRTILIQPWDATAVGEVEKALMKSELGINPSNDGKVIRLNIPALTEDRRKELVKYVAKVAEDFRVSIRQTRHDVNHFVKSLEKEEGIPEDRVKKNLDNVQKLTDKFIKDINEMLEKKEKEILEV; encoded by the coding sequence ATGCTAAACGATATTATTGACGATACTGAGCAAAGGATGAATAAGACCTTATCTGCATTTAACTCAGAGCTTACTAAGATCAGAACAGGTAGAGCTTCGTCAGCTCTTGTGGATCACATAATCGTTGATTATTACGGAGCTGAGACTCCGATAAACCAAATGGCTACAGTTTCTGTACCAGAGTCTAGAACAATATTGATACAACCTTGGGATGCAACTGCTGTAGGAGAAGTTGAAAAAGCACTTATGAAATCTGAATTAGGCATTAATCCCTCAAACGATGGTAAGGTGATTAGGCTTAATATTCCAGCGCTCACAGAAGATAGGAGAAAGGAGTTAGTCAAATATGTGGCCAAGGTAGCTGAGGACTTTAGGGTTTCAATCAGGCAAACGCGTCATGATGTTAATCATTTTGTAAAATCTCTTGAGAAAGAAGAGGGAATTCCAGAGGACAGAGTTAAAAAGAATCTTGATAACGTGCAGAAGTTAACTGATAAGTTCATAAAAGACATAAACGAAATGCTTGAGAAAAAAGAAAAGGAAATTCTTGAAGTCTAA
- the serS gene encoding serine--tRNA ligase, producing MIDSKLIEENMLDVKRKLDSRGAQIDFDQFRALDLGRKEIIKKVEELERERNVGSKKVGELMREGKKDEAKALQEEMKELSSKIKDLGELRSKAEDEFRAFMLTIPNLPNDSVPEGKSDEDNLEIRKWGALREFDFQPKDHIELGSALDILDLDRAAKITGARFALYKGLGARLERALINFMLDVHTSEHGYKEVLPPFMANTDSFIATGNLPKFEEDLFKIKDTNYYLIPTAEVPVTNIHRDEILKESELPIKYVAYTPCFRSEAGSYGKDVRGIIRQHQFNKVELVKFSSPESSYEEHESLTENAEKILQLLGLPYRVVILCTGDMGFSSAKTYDLEVWVPSENTYREISSCSNFEDFQARRASIRYRPNEGGKTRFAHTLNGSGLAVGRTVIGILENNQQEDGSIVIPDVLVPYMGGINKIEA from the coding sequence ATGATTGATTCAAAACTTATAGAAGAAAATATGCTTGATGTGAAACGCAAATTAGACTCAAGAGGTGCCCAGATAGATTTTGACCAGTTCAGGGCACTCGATCTTGGGCGTAAAGAAATTATTAAAAAAGTTGAAGAGCTTGAGCGTGAGAGAAACGTAGGTTCTAAAAAAGTGGGCGAGCTTATGAGGGAGGGTAAAAAGGATGAAGCTAAAGCGCTTCAGGAAGAGATGAAAGAACTCTCATCTAAGATCAAGGATCTAGGTGAGCTAAGATCAAAAGCAGAAGATGAGTTTCGTGCTTTTATGCTGACCATACCTAACCTGCCTAATGATAGTGTTCCAGAAGGGAAAAGCGATGAGGACAATTTAGAGATAAGAAAATGGGGAGCTCTTAGAGAGTTTGATTTTCAGCCTAAAGACCACATCGAATTAGGCAGCGCTTTAGATATTTTAGATCTAGACAGAGCGGCCAAGATAACCGGCGCAAGGTTTGCGCTATATAAGGGCCTTGGAGCGAGACTTGAGCGGGCACTTATAAACTTTATGCTAGATGTTCATACGAGTGAGCATGGATACAAAGAGGTGCTGCCTCCTTTTATGGCAAACACCGACAGCTTTATCGCAACCGGGAACCTTCCTAAATTTGAAGAGGATTTATTTAAGATTAAAGATACGAATTATTACCTAATACCCACAGCTGAAGTTCCGGTCACTAACATTCACCGTGATGAGATTTTAAAAGAGAGTGAGCTTCCAATTAAATATGTCGCCTACACACCTTGTTTTAGAAGTGAGGCAGGCTCATACGGTAAGGACGTAAGAGGAATTATTCGTCAGCATCAGTTTAACAAGGTCGAATTAGTTAAATTTTCAAGTCCCGAAAGCTCATACGAGGAACACGAATCCCTAACTGAGAATGCGGAGAAGATTCTGCAGCTCCTAGGGCTTCCGTATAGAGTAGTTATCTTATGCACAGGTGATATGGGGTTTTCATCAGCCAAGACTTACGATTTAGAGGTTTGGGTGCCAAGTGAGAATACCTACAGAGAGATATCCTCTTGCAGTAACTTTGAGGATTTCCAAGCTAGAAGGGCGTCAATTAGATATCGGCCTAATGAAGGCGGAAAGACCAGATTTGCACACACACTAAACGGCTCTGGGCTAGCAGTGGGCAGAACTGTGATTGGGATATTAGAGAATAATCAGCAGGAAGACGGAAGTATCGTGATTCCTGATGTGCTAGTTCCGTATATGGGCGGGATTAATAAAATAGAAGCTTAA
- the tsf gene encoding translation elongation factor Ts: protein MAEITAQMVKDLRDSTGAPFIDCKKALEEVSGDMDKALDILKIRGVAKASKKVGRDTPEGTVMSYIHAGGKIGVMVEINCETDFVARNEEFQEFAREVAMQIAAANPIYVSKEDVPETDLEKEKEVMKAQVIESGKPADIADKIVEGKIEKYYEEVCLLNQTYIRDTKLKIDDILQALIAKIGENIKVRRFVRFQLGEPLD, encoded by the coding sequence ATGGCCGAAATAACAGCACAAATGGTCAAAGATCTTAGGGATTCAACCGGAGCCCCATTTATTGACTGTAAAAAAGCACTTGAAGAAGTATCAGGAGATATGGACAAAGCCCTTGATATATTAAAAATCAGAGGCGTAGCAAAAGCGTCTAAGAAAGTAGGCAGAGACACCCCTGAAGGGACAGTAATGTCATATATACATGCCGGCGGCAAGATTGGAGTAATGGTTGAAATCAATTGTGAGACCGACTTTGTAGCAAGAAATGAGGAGTTTCAAGAATTCGCAAGAGAAGTAGCTATGCAGATAGCTGCTGCCAATCCGATATATGTAAGCAAAGAAGATGTTCCTGAAACAGACCTTGAAAAGGAAAAAGAAGTTATGAAAGCACAGGTAATTGAGTCCGGAAAACCTGCTGACATAGCTGACAAGATTGTTGAGGGCAAAATTGAAAAATATTATGAAGAAGTTTGCCTTCTTAATCAGACCTACATTAGAGATACCAAATTAAAAATTGACGACATTCTACAAGCATTAATCGCTAAAATTGGCGAGAATATTAAAGTCAGAAGATTCGTCAGGTTTCAATTAGGAGAGCCTTTAGATTAA
- the pyrH gene encoding UMP kinase, with protein MSSSNTSSEKEPAYRKVLLKLSGEALQGEQGYGISSQTLETISNEIAEVSRLNIQIAIVIGGGNIFRGVAGSSEGIDRSTGDYMGMLATVMNALALQDSLEKKGVHTRVQTALNIERVAEPYIRRRAVRHLEKGRVVIFAAGTGNPFFTTDTAATLRALEIGADLILKATKVDGVYDKDPMQYDDAVKYSKLTYMEVLKNELKIMDATAISLCMQGSIPIIVFNLFETGNIKNVIMGQEIGTIVRSDNDV; from the coding sequence ATGTCATCCTCTAATACTTCTTCAGAGAAAGAACCAGCATATAGAAAAGTACTTCTAAAATTAAGCGGGGAAGCTCTTCAAGGAGAACAAGGGTATGGCATTAGTTCACAAACCTTAGAAACAATCTCAAACGAGATTGCCGAAGTTAGCAGACTTAATATACAGATAGCCATAGTAATCGGCGGCGGCAACATTTTCAGAGGGGTTGCAGGATCGTCTGAAGGAATTGACCGTTCAACCGGCGACTATATGGGCATGCTGGCAACTGTAATGAATGCACTCGCGCTTCAGGACTCACTTGAAAAAAAAGGTGTTCACACCAGAGTTCAGACCGCACTTAACATTGAGAGGGTGGCGGAACCATATATTAGACGAAGGGCAGTAAGACACTTAGAGAAAGGAAGAGTTGTAATTTTTGCCGCCGGAACCGGGAATCCTTTTTTTACAACTGATACTGCTGCAACTCTTAGAGCTCTTGAGATAGGGGCTGATTTAATTCTAAAAGCTACCAAAGTTGACGGGGTATATGACAAAGACCCGATGCAATATGATGACGCGGTAAAATACTCTAAACTTACCTACATGGAAGTATTAAAAAACGAGCTCAAGATCATGGATGCGACAGCTATTTCTTTGTGTATGCAGGGTAGCATTCCTATAATTGTATTTAATTTATTTGAAACTGGTAATATAAAAAATGTTATAATGGGACAAGAAATAGGAACAATTGTAAGGAGTGATAACGATGTGTGA